The Georgenia faecalis genome includes a window with the following:
- a CDS encoding WhiB family transcriptional regulator codes for MLEETVLSWQDRALCAQTDPEAFFPEKGGSTREAKRVCASCEVRSECLEYALANDERFGIWGGLSERERRKLRRRAV; via the coding sequence CTGCTCGAGGAGACGGTGCTGTCCTGGCAGGACCGCGCGCTGTGCGCGCAGACCGACCCGGAGGCGTTCTTCCCCGAGAAGGGTGGGTCGACCCGCGAGGCCAAGCGGGTGTGCGCGTCCTGCGAGGTGCGGTCCGAGTGCCTCGAGTACGCCCTCGCCAACGACGAGCGCTTCGGCATCTGGGGCGGGCTCTCGGAGCGCGAGCGTCGCAAGCTCCGGCGCCGCGCGGTCTGA